In Xyrauchen texanus isolate HMW12.3.18 chromosome 45, RBS_HiC_50CHRs, whole genome shotgun sequence, a single window of DNA contains:
- the LOC127637391 gene encoding uncharacterized protein LOC127637391 — MSIKANLRRNLLQSSQQVSFKDPCLYCQKNHALNACNKIREQPLKERIQFLKTNGLCFGCLTAGRMSKDCKKRASCPDCSFKHPAILHVVKEDASSKNNSANDSSQSTSEVTSALVSAGCRRGDHTGAGNSECILPIVPVQIKHKKDTNIINTYAFLDQGSTATFCTEDLAKKLNMRGRKTEFLLRTIAQEQKVISYELNDLEVCGIEEHDYIQLPNVYTQPDIPAEKANIPQKKDLERWSYLSRVHLPKLEADVGLLIGVNAYKAMEPWEIINSQTDGPYAVKTALGWVVNGPISRCQEKESDDGKRQSFLVNRISVISLDDMLMKHYNADFPERRCDNRREQSQHDKQFMHTVTASAQLVDGHFRIKLPLKDDKVKMPCNRGIAEQRLNSLKRKFSRNTDFVHEYKAFMDNILEKGYAVRVPEEQLTRSDGRLWFIPHHGVYHPKKRKLRVVFDCGATYQGVSLNDQLLQGPDLTNTLIGVLLRFRQEPVAMMADIESMFYQVWITDTDTDMLRFLWWPGGNLNVEAVEYRMCVHLFGATSSPSCASYALRRTAEDAASKSTPEATQTVLKNFYVDDCLKSVATEDKAVALVRELMTLCASGGFHLTKWVSNSRTLLGSIPGHERVAEVKDLDLEHDELPVERALGIQWCTSSDSFKFKINLPDKPCTRRGILSVVSSVYDPMGFLAPLLLPVKFILRDLCQEKKCWGEEIHEKSCRTWMKWLTDLDKLSELSLNRCFKPLAFGPTNAAQIHNFSDASQDGYGVVSYLLLTNYRGEKHVAFLMGKSRVAPIKQITIPRMELTAATVAVKIDRMLKEELEVLLLESVFWTDSTTVLKYIENDALRFKTFVANRVSFIREATTSS; from the coding sequence atgtcaataaaAGCCAACCTGAGAAGAAACCTTTTGCAGTCAAGTCAGCAAGTGTCTTTCAAAGATCCTTGTCTTTACTGTCAGAAGAACCATGCACTGAATGCATGCAACAAGATTCGAGAACAGCCTCTGAAAGAAAGAATTCAGTTCTTGAAAACGAACGGCCTTTGTTTTGGGTGTCTGACGGCAGGTCGTATGTCCAAGGACTGTAAAAAAAGGGCCTCTTGTCCAGATTGTTCATTCAAGCACCCAGCTATCTTGCACGTTGTTAAGGAAGATGCTTCATCAAAGAACAACAGTGCGAATGACAGCTCACAAAGCACAAGTGAAGTCACAAGTGCCCTCGTATCTGCAGGGTGCAGAAGAGGTGACCATACTGGGGCCGGGAACAGTGAGTGTATTCTTCCCATCGTACCTGTGCAGATAAAACACaagaaagacacaaacataattaATACCTATGCTTTCCTGGATCAAGGAAGTACAGCGACTTTCTGCACTGAAGACTTGGCGAAGAAGTTGAATATGCGAGGCAGAAAGACAGAATTCCTGCTTCGCACTATAGCGCAAGAACAGAAAGTGATTAGCTATGAACTTAACGATCTGGAGGTGTGTGGCATAGAAGAGCATGATTACATTCAGCTGCCCAATGTGTATACTCAGCCAGATATACCTGCAGAAAAGGCCAACATCCCACAGAAGAAAGATTTGGAGAGGTGGTCTTACCTGAGTCGAGTCCATCTCCCAAAACTTGAAGCAGATGTTGGTCTGCTCATCGGTGTCAACGCGTATAAAGCCATGGAGCCGTGGGAGATCATTAATAGCCAGACTGACGGACCATACGCTGTGAAGACAGCTCTTGGTTGGGTCGTCAATGGGCCAATTAGCAGATGCCAAGAGAAAGAATCAGATGATGGCAAAAGACAAAGTTTCCTTGTCAACCGTATTTCTGTGATAAGCCTTGATGACATGCTGATGAAGCACTACAATGCAGATTTTCCAGAAAGAAGATGTGACAACAGACGAGAACAGTCTCAACATGACAAGCAGTTCATGCATACGGTGACAGCATCAGCCCAGCTCGTGGATGGTCACTTCCGCATCAAGTTGCCTTTGAAGGATGACAAGGTGAAGATGCCATGCAATCGTGGTATTGCAGAACAGAGGCTTAACTCTTTGAAGAGGAAGTTCAGTAGGAATACAGACTTCGTTCATGAGTACAAGGCTTTTATGGACAACATACTGGAAAAAGGCTACGCAGTAAGGGTTCCAGAAGAACAGTTGACTCGCAGTGATGGAAGATTATGGTTCATTCCACACCATGGGGTGTACCATCCAAAAAAGAGGAAACTCAGAGTCGTTTTTGACTGTGGGGCAACTTACCAAGGTGTGTCCCTAAATGACCAGTTGTTGCAAGGGCCTGACTTAACTAACACCCTCATCGGAGTGTTGCTGAGATTCAGACAGGAGCCTGTCGCCATGATGGCAGATATCGAGTCCATGTTTTACCAGGTGTGGATTACAGACACGGACACAGATATGCTACGCTTTCTCTGGTGGCCAGGCGGTAATCTGAATGTGGAAGCAGTAGAGTACAGAATGTGTGTGCATCTGTTCGGTGCTACATCATCCCCTAGTTGTGCGTCATATGCATTGAGAAGAACAGCAGAGGATGCAGCATCAAAGAGTACCCCAGAAGCCACACAGACAGTCCTCAAGAACTTCTATGTGGACGACTGTTTGAAGTCGGTAGCCACAGAAGACAAAGCCGTTGCTCTTGTGAGGGAGCTGATGACGTTGTGTGCCAGTGGTGGTTTCCATTTGACCAAATGGGTCAGCAACAGCAGAACCCTGCTGGGTTCCATTCCTGGTCACGAACGAGTGGCTGAAGTCAAAGATCTTGATTTGGAGCATGATGAGTTACCAGTGGAACGGGCATTAGGCATACAGTGGTGCACAAGTTCTGACAGCTTCAAGTTCAAAATAAATCTGCCGGACAAGCCATGCACAAGACGAGGCATATTATCTGTAGTCAGTTCAGTGTATGACCCAATGGGTTTTTTGGCACCACTCCTACTACCTGTCAAGTTCATTTTAAGAGATCTCTGCCAAGAGAAGAAATGTTGGGGCGAAGAGATCCACGAAAAGTCATGCCGGACATGGATGAAGTGGCTGACAGACTTAGACAAGCTTTCAGAACTCAGTCTGAACAGATGTTTCAAACCCCTTGCATTTGGTCCCACAAATGCTGCTCAAATCCACAATTTCTCAGACGCTAGTCAAGATGGATATGGCGTTGTGTCGTATCTCTTGCTGACAAATTACCGGGGTGAGAAACATGTAGCATTCTTGATGGGAAAGTCCAGAGTCGCTCCAATTAAACAGATCACGATCCCGAGAATGGAGTTGACAGCAGCGACGGTTGCAGTCAAGATCGATCGGATGTTGAAAGAAGAACTTGAAGTTCTCCTGTTGGAGTCAGTTTTCTGGACGGATAGTACAACAGTACTAAAGTACATTGAAAACGATGCGCTACGTTTCAAGACCTTTGTGGCAAACCGTGTCTCTTTCATTAGAGAAGCGACTACATCTTCTTAG